In Cytobacillus sp. IB215665, a single window of DNA contains:
- a CDS encoding MFS transporter gives MKRLMKNKGYVTLMVAQAISSIGDWLSIVAIITLVGLKWNATPMEVSLIFLCLAVPMALLGPVAGVVADRLNRKTLMIVSDVVRAGLILILTIADAIWMVYICLLIIGVFSAVFVPAKNGKLKELVPQDDMKGAMSITSMIDSTTKVIGPLLSGLLVAAVGAKLVFYIDSATFIVSALIILFLPNAINSLQDEINEEEHVKSSFKADFVLGMSFIKSNRFMLVGMFFLGFSLLILQLSDSQIIVLIRELTTASPDLFGYVVAAAGVGTFFSGLLLAKKTEYNAFPLMLIGVCGIGLSFGMMSVLTYVDLDYSIIWGIVLGFFAGFAAGVVFVPFYATAQVETPGHMTGRVFGVINSVTTTATIIGPLLGGWLATSIGVIPTFMITGSLLIIVSFIGFLAKNSIERGKDNVSESKPGASTEATN, from the coding sequence ATGAAAAGATTAATGAAAAATAAAGGTTATGTAACATTAATGGTCGCTCAGGCTATATCAAGTATTGGGGATTGGTTAAGTATTGTCGCTATCATAACTCTCGTTGGTTTGAAGTGGAATGCTACACCGATGGAAGTATCCCTCATCTTTTTGTGTTTGGCTGTTCCAATGGCGCTGTTAGGTCCAGTAGCAGGAGTTGTGGCAGACAGGCTTAATAGAAAGACGTTAATGATAGTATCCGACGTTGTACGTGCAGGACTCATCCTTATATTGACGATTGCTGATGCTATATGGATGGTATATATTTGTTTGTTAATAATTGGTGTGTTTTCGGCGGTGTTTGTTCCTGCTAAAAACGGTAAGTTAAAAGAACTAGTACCTCAAGATGATATGAAGGGTGCCATGTCAATTACATCTATGATTGATTCAACTACGAAGGTAATCGGGCCATTATTAAGTGGGTTATTAGTTGCAGCAGTTGGTGCAAAACTAGTATTTTATATCGATTCAGCAACTTTCATCGTGTCAGCTCTAATCATTTTGTTTTTACCAAATGCGATAAATTCGTTACAAGATGAAATTAATGAAGAAGAACACGTTAAATCGTCATTTAAAGCTGATTTTGTTTTGGGGATGTCGTTTATTAAATCCAATAGATTCATGCTTGTAGGTATGTTCTTTTTAGGATTTAGTCTATTAATATTACAGTTATCTGATTCTCAAATTATTGTGTTAATTAGAGAGTTAACGACAGCATCTCCTGACTTGTTTGGGTATGTAGTTGCAGCAGCTGGCGTAGGGACGTTTTTTTCCGGATTATTATTAGCGAAAAAAACTGAATATAATGCATTTCCGTTAATGCTAATAGGCGTTTGTGGAATCGGCCTTAGTTTTGGTATGATGTCCGTATTAACTTATGTTGATTTAGACTATTCGATTATATGGGGTATTGTACTTGGATTTTTTGCAGGGTTTGCAGCTGGCGTTGTTTTTGTACCATTTTATGCAACTGCTCAGGTTGAAACACCTGGTCATATGACAGGAAGGGTATTTGGGGTTATTAATAGTGTTACAACAACGGCAACGATTATTGGGCCGCTACTAGGTGGATGGCTTGCAACGTCAATAGGAGTCATTCCAACGTTTATGATTACTGGCTCACTCTTAATTATCGTATCATTCATAGGGTTTCTCGCAAAAAACAGCATAGAGAGGGGAAAGGATAATGTGTCCGAAAGTAAGCCAGGAGCATCTACAGAAGCGACGAACTAA
- a CDS encoding TetR/AcrR family transcriptional regulator: MCPKVSQEHLQKRRTKIIKAAVQVFIKHGYERATMKHVMEEAEVSRGGLYQYFSNKEDLYETILKEALVKEVSENKELLEGSVDSYWELLLTSMHGKAMEPSDELDKFVPSNLEFFITGRNDERRIKYGRDRYYNVFEIYDSVIKAGQNSGEFSNKYNSEIIARSIVAFNDGIALHSILPKEDIKIKEQSIMFIEYLKMALGVDKPK; encoded by the coding sequence ATGTGTCCGAAAGTAAGCCAGGAGCATCTACAGAAGCGACGAACTAAAATAATAAAGGCAGCAGTACAAGTGTTTATAAAACATGGGTACGAAAGAGCTACGATGAAGCATGTGATGGAGGAAGCTGAAGTAAGTAGGGGTGGATTGTATCAATATTTCTCAAATAAAGAAGATTTATATGAAACGATTTTAAAGGAAGCCTTAGTAAAAGAAGTTTCAGAAAACAAAGAATTGTTGGAAGGAAGCGTAGACTCATACTGGGAGTTACTATTAACGAGCATGCATGGTAAAGCAATGGAGCCTAGTGATGAATTGGATAAATTTGTTCCAAGTAATTTAGAGTTCTTTATCACAGGTAGAAATGATGAGCGTCGAATAAAATATGGCAGAGACCGGTATTATAATGTTTTTGAAATATATGACTCTGTCATTAAAGCGGGACAAAATAGTGGAGAATTTAGTAATAAGTATAATAGTGAAATTATCGCAAGATCGATTGTCGCTTTTAATGATGGCATAGCTCTCCATTCTATTTTACCAAAGGAAGATATTAAGATAAAAGAACAGTCTATTATGTTTATTGAATATTTAAAAATGGCATTGGGAGTAGATAAGCCTAAGTAA
- a CDS encoding histidine phosphatase family protein, translating into MITIGLIRHGVTEWNDLNKAQGVSDIPLNEKGRKQALAVANRLFKEENWDVLITSDLQRAIETGQIIGEKLNLPIAFVDERIREINCGEIEGTTEEERVERWGRKWFEMDLGMETFDDVAKRGAEFIEEIVHKYQHKRVLLISHGALIGLTLKHLLPDKFQKVYLHNTSVTILNNIEGKWACNLYNCTKHLR; encoded by the coding sequence ATGATAACAATAGGGCTTATAAGGCATGGAGTTACTGAATGGAATGATTTAAACAAAGCTCAAGGCGTATCAGATATCCCTTTAAATGAAAAAGGCAGGAAACAAGCTTTAGCTGTCGCGAATCGCTTATTTAAGGAAGAAAATTGGGACGTACTTATTACAAGTGACCTACAAAGAGCAATAGAAACGGGACAAATTATTGGTGAGAAATTAAACTTACCTATTGCTTTTGTCGATGAAAGAATACGTGAAATAAACTGTGGGGAAATTGAAGGTACAACTGAAGAGGAAAGAGTAGAAAGATGGGGTAGAAAATGGTTTGAGATGGACCTTGGCATGGAAACATTTGATGATGTTGCAAAGAGAGGTGCCGAGTTTATAGAAGAAATAGTACATAAGTATCAACATAAAAGAGTGCTATTAATAAGCCATGGCGCTTTAATCGGTCTCACTTTGAAGCACTTGCTTCCTGATAAATTTCAGAAAGTATATTTACATAATACGTCAGTTACCATATTAAATAATATAGAAGGTAAGTGGGCTTGTAACCTTTATAATTGTACGAAACATCTGAGGTAG